Proteins from one Scyliorhinus canicula chromosome 6, sScyCan1.1, whole genome shotgun sequence genomic window:
- the LOC119968008 gene encoding probable G-protein coupled receptor 139: MHRPIQWVRKIFYPILAIVGVPVNGVAIVILSHGNIGLSTCTTRYLVAMAMADLLVIITEVIFNRINSYYFPISLLRITPVCSVIHVLNRAALDCSVWFTVAFTFDRFVAICWLKLKSKYCSKRTAAVILASTGILLCLKNIPIYFRFKPKYIVYNVPFYCSNKPSYFTDPRWIGFRKFEKILTPLIPFGLILLLNALTVNHILVTSRVRKTLRGQSKTENHHDPEMESRKKSIVLLFSISGSFILLWLVYILYIFDAASGLDDDDFYTFENIAYMLRNLSCCTNTFIYVTTQSKFREGLKKAVKYPFASIIKLINKDKNGKQLKDPELWSKR, from the exons ATGCATCGACCAATTCAATGGGTCAGAAAAATATTTTATCCAATTCTTGCAATTGTTGGTGTGCCAG TTAACGGAGTCGCAATCGTGATCCTGTCCCATGGAAATATTGGCCTCTCCACCTGCACCACTCGATACTTGGTGGCAATGGCGATGGCGGATCTACTGGTCATTATCACTGAGGTTATTTTCAACCGAATCAATAGTTATTATTTTCCAATAAGTCTCCTCAGAAtcacccctgtgtgcagtgttaTCCATGTCCTGAACCGTGCGGCCCTAGACTGTTCTGTTTGGTTTACCGTCGCTTTCACTTTTGATCGATTTGTCGCCATTTGCTGGCTGAAGCTGAAATCGAAATATTGCAGCAAGAGAACAGCGGCGGTGATACTGGCATCAACCGGCATTTTGCTCTGTTTAAAAAATATTCCCATCTATTTCAGATTTAAACCCAAGTATATCGTCTACAATGTACCATTCTACTGTTCTAACAAACCAAGCTATTTTACTGACCCGAGATGGATTGGTTTTAGAAAGTTTGAGAAGATACTAACCCCATTGATACCATTCGGGTTAATTCTGTTGCTTAATGCTCTGACAGTCAATCACATTTTAGTGACCAGTCGAGTTCGTAAAACACTGAGGGGTCAGAGCAAGACAGAGAATCACcatgacccagagatggagagcagaaagaAGTCTATTGTTTTACTTTTCAGCATATCCGGCAGCTTCATACTCCTGTGGTTGGTgtacattttatatatttttgatGCAGCAAGCGGATTAGATGACGATGATTTTTATACCTTTGAGAACATCGCTTATATGCTGCGGAatttaagttgctgcacaaacacatttatttatgtgacaACTCAGTCCAAATTCAGAGAGGGTTTGAAGAAGGCGGTGAAATATCCGTTTgcatcaattattaaattaattaataaagACAAAAATGGAAAGCAGCTCAAAGATCCAGAGTTGTGGAGCAAGAGGTGA